From the genome of Streptacidiphilus rugosus AM-16, one region includes:
- the lepB gene encoding signal peptidase I, translating into MAGRKRSAGGVLQALGIGIGLLAMVGGFVLLAVQYRPYAVPTGSMEPTIKAGETVLATHTSASAIGRGDVVVFKDPDWGNTAMVKRVIGVGGDTVVCCDPQGRVTVNGVPLGESYLEPASTAGTAGTGAGGSGRTQLGAGPASQQFTAKVPAGRLWLMGDNRAISEDSRVHIDQLGGSVPASAVLGRVEGVAWPLGAMGTIDRTSVFDALPGARASDHGPLGQAALATVGGAALVLITAAAGTVAGMAGRRRPRPAPANA; encoded by the coding sequence ATGGCGGGACGGAAGCGTTCGGCGGGCGGAGTGCTCCAGGCACTGGGCATCGGCATCGGCCTGCTGGCCATGGTCGGCGGCTTCGTGCTGCTCGCGGTCCAGTACCGGCCCTACGCGGTGCCCACGGGTTCGATGGAGCCCACGATCAAGGCGGGCGAGACCGTGCTCGCGACGCACACCTCCGCCTCCGCGATCGGCCGCGGGGACGTCGTCGTCTTCAAGGACCCCGACTGGGGGAACACCGCGATGGTGAAGCGGGTCATCGGCGTCGGCGGCGACACGGTCGTGTGCTGCGACCCGCAGGGCCGGGTGACGGTCAACGGCGTCCCGCTCGGCGAGAGCTACCTGGAGCCCGCCTCGACCGCGGGGACGGCGGGGACCGGCGCGGGCGGTTCGGGCCGCACGCAGCTGGGCGCGGGCCCGGCGTCGCAGCAGTTCACCGCGAAGGTCCCCGCGGGTCGGCTCTGGCTGATGGGCGACAACCGGGCGATCTCCGAGGACTCCCGGGTCCACATCGACCAGCTGGGCGGCAGTGTGCCCGCCTCGGCCGTGCTGGGCCGGGTGGAGGGGGTCGCCTGGCCGCTCGGGGCCATGGGGACGATCGACCGCACGAGTGTCTTCGACGCCCTGCCCGGGGCACGGGCGAGCGACCACGGGCCGCTGGGCCAGGCCGCACTGGCGACGGTCGGCGGCGCCGCACTGGTGTTGATCACCGCTGCGGCGGGTACGGTCGCAGGCATGGCAGGTCGGAGGCGCCCGCGTCCGGCGCCCGCGAACGCATGA
- a CDS encoding NUDIX hydrolase → MTPKRRRAARVLLLDPDDRILLLHGFDPQQPGREWWFTPGGGVEEGEDLAAAAHREIAEETGIRDASLGPLLATRATEFEFDGRSYAQDEWYYLARTETVETDTSGQTELELRTTDALRWWTLQELSRTKETIYPNALARLLAQVLREGPPARPVRLSGPRLWSTMVGRTHS, encoded by the coding sequence ATGACACCGAAGCGCCGCCGCGCGGCGCGCGTGCTGCTGCTCGATCCGGACGACCGGATCCTGCTGCTGCACGGCTTCGACCCGCAGCAGCCGGGCCGGGAGTGGTGGTTCACCCCCGGCGGCGGAGTCGAGGAGGGGGAGGACCTGGCGGCGGCGGCGCACCGCGAGATCGCCGAGGAGACCGGCATCCGCGACGCCAGCCTGGGCCCGCTGCTGGCCACGCGGGCGACCGAGTTCGAGTTCGACGGCCGCAGCTACGCCCAGGACGAGTGGTACTACCTGGCCCGCACGGAGACCGTCGAGACCGACACCTCCGGCCAGACCGAGCTGGAACTTCGCACCACCGACGCGCTGCGCTGGTGGACGCTCCAGGAGCTGTCGCGGACGAAGGAGACCATCTATCCGAACGCGCTGGCGAGGCTGCTGGCGCAGGTTCTGCGGGAAGGCCCGCCTGCCCGCCCGGTCAGGCTCTCCGGGCCGCGCCTGTGGTCCACAATGGTTGGACGTACGCACAGCTGA
- the lepB gene encoding signal peptidase I has product METQQLPGDRDSAEPPVDDEVATAPSRSSGVSGADDSGSADAAASGSAAAAEEAGDAGGRALRWKELALLLAVCVLGIVLLNRFVAQPFTIPSGSMENTLAVGDRVLVNKLSYDFGGAPQRGDVVVFDGRGSFIDTETQDTRDASGDDFVKRVIGVAGDTVKCCDAHGRITVDGVPLDEGSYLYPGAKPSAFPFVVVVPAGKLFVLGDNRAVSADSRDHFGDPGGGFVPVDRVIGRAEWVILPFGHSRSLDRPEVFAELDRAIAAAATGGGARGHQG; this is encoded by the coding sequence ATGGAAACGCAGCAGCTTCCCGGGGACCGCGACAGCGCCGAGCCACCCGTCGACGACGAGGTGGCAACGGCTCCGTCGCGGTCCTCCGGCGTATCCGGGGCGGATGATTCCGGATCCGCCGACGCGGCCGCATCTGGAAGCGCCGCCGCCGCCGAGGAGGCGGGCGACGCCGGGGGCAGGGCCCTCCGGTGGAAGGAACTCGCGTTGCTGCTGGCGGTCTGCGTCCTCGGCATCGTGCTGCTGAACCGTTTCGTCGCGCAGCCGTTCACCATTCCCTCGGGCTCCATGGAGAACACGCTGGCCGTCGGGGACCGGGTGCTGGTCAACAAGCTCTCCTACGACTTCGGCGGAGCGCCGCAACGCGGCGACGTCGTGGTCTTCGACGGCCGCGGCTCCTTCATCGACACCGAGACGCAGGACACCCGCGACGCCTCCGGCGACGACTTCGTGAAGCGGGTGATCGGCGTCGCCGGCGACACGGTCAAGTGCTGCGACGCCCACGGCCGGATCACGGTGGACGGCGTGCCGCTCGACGAGGGCTCCTATCTCTATCCGGGGGCCAAGCCCTCCGCCTTCCCCTTCGTCGTGGTCGTCCCGGCCGGCAAGCTCTTCGTGCTCGGCGACAACCGGGCCGTCTCGGCCGACTCGCGCGACCACTTCGGCGACCCGGGCGGCGGCTTCGTGCCGGTGGACCGGGTCATCGGCCGGGCGGAGTGGGTGATCCTGCCGTTCGGTCACTCGCGTTCGCTGGACCGCCCCGAGGTCTTCGCGGAACTCGACCGCGCCATCGCGGCCGCGGCGACGGGAGGCGGAGCGCGTGGGCACCAGGGGTAA
- a CDS encoding DUF2469 domain-containing protein — translation MSAEDLEKYETEMELKLYREYRDVVGLFKFVIETERRFYLTNDYELKVQSLQGEVFFEVTMADAWVWDMYRPARFVRQVRVLTFKDVNVEELAKSDLELPQDEPGFGR, via the coding sequence ATGAGTGCCGAGGACCTCGAAAAGTACGAGACCGAGATGGAGCTCAAGCTCTACCGGGAGTATCGAGACGTCGTCGGGCTGTTCAAGTTCGTCATCGAGACGGAGCGGCGCTTCTACCTGACGAACGACTACGAGCTCAAGGTGCAGTCGCTGCAGGGCGAGGTGTTCTTCGAGGTCACCATGGCCGACGCCTGGGTCTGGGACATGTACCGCCCGGCCCGCTTCGTGCGCCAGGTCCGGGTGCTGACCTTCAAGGACGTCAACGTGGAGGAGCTCGCCAAGAGCGATCTGGAGCTGCCGCAGGACGAGCCCGGCTTCGGGCGCTGA
- a CDS encoding tyrosine-type recombinase/integrase translates to MGKVEAGPGSARLVLVDGVALLHPEDAVLDAMLVGWGRQQRGGRRLEPDTIEDRERTVRRFTEFAGEYPWRWTAAHMDEWTTYLIAELGRASSTIRNYQAAVRLFCDYITSPYYEWPEQCEARFGTHPVQICHEWNTAAHLLDYEGDAERRPMTREEIQAFLDYADDRVEFAVRRHRKGAQAAYRDATVFKVIYGWGLRCTETSKLDITDFYRNPKAPELGRFGSISVRFGKGSKGSGPKRRMVLSVMPWAVEALEDYVVNLRPRYRASHKPALWLTERDGRLKAREIEDRFAEYRDALKLDEALTPHCLRHSYVTHLIEDGADPQFVQQQVGHDYASTTAIYTGVSGDFMNTMMRKVLDGAMAAER, encoded by the coding sequence ATGGGCAAAGTGGAGGCCGGACCGGGGTCCGCCCGGCTGGTGCTGGTCGACGGAGTCGCGCTCCTGCACCCGGAGGACGCGGTGCTCGACGCGATGCTTGTGGGCTGGGGTCGGCAGCAGCGCGGAGGGCGCCGACTGGAACCTGACACCATCGAGGACCGCGAGCGGACGGTGCGCCGGTTCACGGAGTTCGCCGGCGAGTACCCGTGGCGATGGACGGCCGCCCACATGGACGAGTGGACGACGTACCTGATCGCCGAGCTCGGTCGGGCAAGCTCCACGATCCGCAACTACCAGGCCGCGGTTCGCCTGTTCTGCGACTACATCACGTCGCCGTACTACGAGTGGCCCGAGCAGTGCGAGGCCCGCTTCGGCACACACCCGGTGCAGATCTGCCACGAGTGGAACACCGCAGCCCATCTGCTCGACTACGAGGGCGACGCGGAACGTCGGCCGATGACCCGCGAGGAGATCCAGGCCTTCCTCGACTACGCGGACGACCGGGTCGAGTTCGCGGTCCGTCGGCACCGCAAGGGCGCCCAGGCCGCCTACCGGGACGCGACCGTCTTCAAGGTCATCTACGGCTGGGGGCTGCGGTGCACCGAGACGTCGAAGCTCGACATCACCGACTTCTACCGGAACCCCAAGGCTCCTGAACTGGGCCGCTTCGGGTCGATCAGCGTCCGTTTCGGGAAGGGCTCCAAGGGCTCCGGTCCCAAGCGCCGCATGGTGCTCAGCGTCATGCCCTGGGCGGTGGAGGCCCTGGAGGACTACGTCGTGAACCTCCGACCCCGCTATCGGGCGTCCCACAAGCCCGCGCTGTGGCTGACTGAGCGTGACGGCCGACTGAAGGCTCGGGAGATCGAGGATCGGTTCGCCGAGTACCGGGACGCCCTGAAGCTGGACGAGGCCCTGACGCCGCACTGCCTGCGGCATTCTTACGTGACACACCTGATCGAGGACGGGGCGGACCCGCAGTTCGTCCAGCAACAGGTCGGACATGACTACGCCTCGACGACCGCCATCTACACCGGCGTCAGCGGCGACTTCATGAACACGATGATGCGCAAGGTCCTGGACGGGGCCATGGCCGCGGAACGGTAG
- the rplS gene encoding 50S ribosomal protein L19 has protein sequence MSNLLSEIDSASIRADIPAFRPGDTVNVHVRVIEGNRSRIQQFKGVVIRRQGAGVRETFTVRKVSFNVGVERTFPVHTPIVEKIEVVTRGAVRRAKLYYLRDLRGKAAKIKEKRES, from the coding sequence ATGAGCAACCTGCTCAGCGAGATCGACAGCGCGTCGATCCGCGCCGACATCCCGGCCTTCCGCCCCGGCGACACCGTGAACGTCCACGTTCGCGTCATCGAGGGCAACCGCTCCCGTATCCAGCAGTTCAAGGGCGTCGTCATCCGTCGCCAGGGCGCGGGCGTGCGCGAGACCTTCACGGTCCGCAAGGTCAGCTTCAACGTCGGCGTCGAGCGCACCTTCCCGGTGCACACCCCGATCGTGGAGAAGATCGAGGTCGTGACCCGCGGTGCGGTCCGTCGCGCCAAGCTGTACTACCTCCGTGACCTGCGCGGCAAGGCCGCGAAGATCAAGGAGAAGCGCGAGAGCTGA
- a CDS encoding helix-turn-helix domain-containing protein yields MKAKLDYHWHLREIMANRGMFSTTDLRPLLAERGIDLSASQVYRLVTEKPERLSLKILMALLDILGCTMEELIEPMAAAGAGRRKTAVGESSGEPGVGDLRPKRARVLPK; encoded by the coding sequence GTGAAGGCCAAGCTGGACTACCACTGGCACCTGCGGGAGATCATGGCCAACCGGGGCATGTTCTCCACCACCGACCTGCGCCCGCTGCTGGCTGAACGCGGGATCGACCTGTCCGCCAGCCAGGTCTACCGGCTGGTGACCGAGAAGCCCGAGCGGCTCAGCCTGAAGATCCTCATGGCTCTGCTGGACATCCTGGGCTGCACGATGGAGGAGCTCATCGAGCCCATGGCCGCGGCCGGTGCCGGTCGCCGCAAGACCGCTGTCGGCGAGTCGAGCGGCGAGCCCGGGGTGGGCGACCTCCGCCCCAAGCGAGCTCGCGTACTGCCGAAGTGA
- a CDS encoding YraN family protein, translating into MTARTQALGRYGEQAAARHLEAAGLRVLARNWRCRAGELDIVALDPRPPGGPALAVCEVKTRSEHGVQSPAEAVGPAKAERLLVLAERWLAECWSGPPPPGGVRVDLICVVHGRRGPARITHLRGAVG; encoded by the coding sequence ATGACCGCACGGACCCAGGCTCTCGGCCGCTACGGGGAGCAGGCCGCCGCCCGCCATCTGGAGGCGGCCGGACTGCGCGTCCTCGCCAGGAACTGGCGCTGCCGCGCCGGCGAGCTCGACATCGTCGCACTCGATCCCCGGCCGCCGGGCGGCCCGGCTCTCGCCGTCTGCGAGGTCAAGACCCGCAGCGAGCACGGCGTGCAGAGCCCCGCCGAGGCCGTCGGCCCGGCCAAGGCGGAACGCCTCCTCGTCCTGGCCGAGCGCTGGCTCGCCGAGTGCTGGTCGGGCCCGCCCCCGCCGGGAGGCGTCCGGGTCGATCTGATCTGCGTCGTGCACGGCCGCCGCGGTCCGGCGCGGATCACCCACCTGCGTGGGGCGGTGGGCTGA
- the lepB gene encoding signal peptidase I — MGTRGKPRSEPPRRGPHPDTFYAREEEEQAGGNGRAERGRAERRRSAKRAKRRRQRSLVREVPLVIGVALVITLLLQTFLVQVFSIPSGSMQNTIAIGDRVAVDKFSPWFGWQPKRGDVVVFNDPSNWLKNDPVPKSGAVLGAVKNTFTFLGLLPSDRDLIKRVIGVPGDTVACCDSHGRILVNGKPIDEPYLYPGNPPSRIPFKVTVPAGELWVMGDHRDISADSRFHMNEPGGGFVPEKDVVGRAMAVVWPLSRWQTLPGGQQSVRQVSSSAPLGPLPRELPLVMGVVAAAPGAVRARRRRS, encoded by the coding sequence GTGGGCACCAGGGGTAAGCCGCGCTCCGAGCCGCCTCGACGGGGTCCCCATCCGGACACCTTCTACGCGCGCGAGGAGGAGGAGCAGGCGGGCGGCAACGGCCGGGCCGAGCGCGGCCGCGCCGAGCGTCGGCGTAGCGCCAAGCGCGCCAAGCGGCGCAGACAGCGCTCGCTGGTCCGCGAGGTCCCGCTGGTGATCGGCGTCGCGCTGGTGATCACCCTGCTGCTGCAGACCTTTCTGGTGCAGGTGTTCTCGATCCCCTCCGGGTCGATGCAGAACACCATCGCCATCGGCGACCGGGTCGCGGTCGACAAGTTCTCGCCCTGGTTCGGCTGGCAGCCGAAGCGCGGCGACGTCGTGGTCTTCAACGACCCGAGCAACTGGCTGAAGAACGATCCCGTGCCCAAGTCCGGAGCGGTGCTGGGCGCGGTCAAGAACACCTTCACCTTTCTCGGACTGCTGCCCTCGGACCGTGATCTGATCAAGCGTGTGATCGGGGTGCCGGGGGACACCGTGGCGTGCTGCGACAGCCACGGCCGGATCCTGGTCAACGGCAAGCCGATCGACGAGCCCTACCTGTATCCGGGGAATCCGCCGTCACGGATCCCCTTCAAGGTCACGGTGCCCGCCGGCGAGCTGTGGGTGATGGGTGACCATCGCGACATCTCCGCCGACTCCCGCTTCCACATGAACGAGCCCGGAGGCGGCTTCGTCCCGGAGAAGGACGTGGTGGGACGGGCGATGGCGGTGGTCTGGCCGTTGTCGCGCTGGCAGACCCTTCCCGGTGGCCAGCAAAGTGTTCGTCAAGTTTCCTCGTCCGCACCCCTCGGGCCGCTTCCCCGGGAACTCCCGCTCGTTATGGGTGTGGTCGCGGCTGCGCCAGGGGCCGTACGAGCCCGGCGCCGCCGCTCCTGA
- the lepB gene encoding signal peptidase I, producing the protein MGDVVIGARSGVGEPEDSSGRTVGSVDDKGRGEAAQENSEASQMGEQAETPVDDLTEGSHVVLGKDDDADGDAGSTKSKGKKQRSFWKELPILIGVALVLALLIKTFLVQAFSIPSGSMENTLKIGDRVLVDKLTPSLGAKPSRGQVVVFHDPSNWLAGEPGEQPSSNGFVRGMQDVLSWIGLMPSANEKDLIKRVIAVGGDTISCSGTGPVYVNGKALNEPYLYPGNTPCGDKNIPKFTVPANSIFVMGDHRQDSADSRYHMEEPGGGSVPDSKVIGRAIVVAWPPSNWKTLPIPDTFSQPGITNQAAALVDGHPAVAALVGAVPITLLNRRRKLRRK; encoded by the coding sequence GTGGGGGACGTGGTGATCGGTGCCCGCTCTGGTGTCGGCGAGCCCGAGGACTCCAGCGGCCGTACCGTAGGGTCCGTGGACGACAAGGGACGCGGGGAAGCCGCCCAGGAGAACAGCGAGGCATCACAGATGGGCGAGCAGGCCGAGACCCCGGTGGACGACCTCACCGAGGGCTCTCACGTCGTTCTGGGCAAGGACGACGACGCCGACGGCGACGCGGGGTCCACCAAGTCGAAGGGGAAGAAGCAGCGTTCCTTCTGGAAGGAACTGCCGATCCTGATCGGCGTCGCGCTGGTGCTGGCGCTGCTGATCAAGACCTTCCTGGTGCAGGCCTTCTCGATCCCCTCGGGCTCGATGGAGAACACCCTGAAGATCGGCGACCGGGTGCTGGTCGACAAGCTGACGCCGAGCCTCGGCGCGAAGCCCTCGCGCGGCCAGGTCGTGGTCTTCCACGACCCGAGCAACTGGCTGGCCGGCGAGCCGGGCGAGCAGCCCAGCAGCAACGGCTTCGTCCGCGGCATGCAGGACGTCCTCTCCTGGATCGGCCTGATGCCGTCGGCCAACGAGAAGGACCTGATCAAGCGGGTCATCGCGGTCGGCGGGGACACCATCAGCTGCTCGGGCACCGGCCCGGTCTACGTCAACGGCAAGGCGCTGAACGAGCCTTACCTCTACCCGGGCAACACGCCCTGCGGCGACAAGAACATCCCCAAGTTCACCGTCCCGGCCAACTCGATCTTCGTGATGGGCGACCACCGACAGGACTCGGCGGACTCCCGCTACCACATGGAGGAGCCCGGCGGCGGCTCCGTGCCGGACAGCAAGGTGATCGGGCGCGCCATCGTCGTCGCCTGGCCGCCGTCCAACTGGAAGACGCTGCCCATCCCGGACACCTTCTCGCAGCCCGGCATCACCAACCAGGCCGCCGCTCTGGTCGACGGCCACCCGGCCGTGGCCGCGCTGGTCGGCGCGGTGCCGATCACGCTGCTCAACCGCCGCAGGAAGCTGCGCAGGAAGTAG